A window of Candidatus Tumulicola sp. genomic DNA:
CGCCCTGCTTTAGCACCTCGGGACAGGCGCGCAGACGCCCGATGGCATCGGCCACGCGTTGCGTGTCGGAGGCGTACGGGCGTTTGATAATCGAGAAGATTCCGTTCGAACATTCGCCTTCGTAGACCGTCGGATTGCGTTCGAGCGGATGCAACACCGTGCGATTCCAGTAATCGCCTTCGAGATCCGACCGTACCAACAAATAGTCGACGATGTCATGGCGCGACGCGCCCGCCGGCGGCGTCTGTGCCGCCAATTCGTTTCGAAAGCCGCGTAGACGCTCCATCTGCGCCGATTGCGTCCGGGCGCTAAAATCGGCCAGCTTGTTGTCGACGTCGTGCACGCCCGCGTCGGTTGCCGACGTAGGATTCTCGTGCAACGACCACATCGTATATCGCCGTTCGAGGTCGATCAAGCTGGATCGGTACGCGTCCGGCGCGGGGCCGGAAGCCGGCGCTGCGCCTGCGAGAACGAACGATGCAGTGCAAACGGCTAGGACGCTACTCCATCGCAAGATTCGCTCCGTTCAGCAACGCGGGCAGATCGCTCAGACACTCGACGCGATAATCTGGCGGCGCGACACCGGCAGGGTAGGGAAGTTCGTCGGCGTCGATCCATACCGTTTGTAATCCGGCTTTGGCGGCGCCGGCGACGTCGATCGATGGACCATCCCCCACGTAACACGTTTGACCGGGGAGCGTCCCGAGCGTTTCGACCAGTGCATCGAAGGCGCGCGGATCGGGTTTCTGCACGCCGATATCGGCGCTAGCGATCACCGGGCCGTCGAAGCCGGCCCGCCGCGCTTTAGCAATTTGCAGTGGATTCCATCCATTACTCAACACCGCAACGCGCATTCCACAACGCTGCAACTCCCGCAATGCGTCGCGTGCGCCGGGTAGCGGCACCACGACCTGCTCGACCATGTCGAGTGCGATCGTTTTGAAGCGCTCGACGTATCGCGCGTCGGGTGCGATACCGCGTTCCGAAACGAAACGATCGACGGCTTCATCGATCGAAAAGTCGCCCGCGCGTTGACACGCCAGTAATTCGTCGATACGACGCGACTCTTCCAAGAGGTTGCGGCAGGGCGCGCCGCCATCGTCTTCGATCGTCTGCAGCATGCGCAGCATCGCAATCCGCTCGAGCTTATTGTCAATTACGAGCGTGTGGTCGACGTCGAAACCAACGCCGGCCACCTGCTTATCGTTCATCGCGCGTTCGCGACGCTAGCGCGGCCCCGGCCCGGTGACGACCCGGACGAAACCGTTCGGGCGAATGAACTTCGCCAAAGCAGCGGCAACCGCGTCGGGCGTCGCGTCGAGTTCGGCTTGCGCGTCGAGCACGTTCTGATCGAGCGGCAAGTCGAGAGACGAGTAGTTCAACAGTTCGCGCGCTACGCCGTTGTAGCTCGACTGGCGAATCGGGAAGTCGCCCATCAACAACGCTTTGCTGCGCAGGAGACGATCGGGCTGGATCGCGGTCTTTTGCAGTTGGCTCAAGATCGCAACGACTTGCCCTTCGGCGGGGACGATATTCTGCGGATCGCATCCGTAGCGAACGGTAAACGTGCCGCGCACTTTGCCGGCGCTGACCGAGCTGCCGACGTTGTAGACGTACCCGTGCACTTCACGCAGATCGTGATAGAGCATCGACGAATAGAAACCGCCCGTTAGTACCGTGTTCGCCAGTTGCAGGCGCGCCCAGTCGGGATCGGTCCGCAGGAGCGGAAGCGTTTCGACAAGCTGTACCTGCGATTGCACGCGGCCGGTCGCCGGGATCGTGACTTGGCTCGGCGCATTGGCGGCAGCGGGCGGCGGCTCGATGTTCGGCTTCGGCCCCTGTGCCGTCCAACTGGAGAAGTATTTCTCGAAGACTGATTTTGCTTCGTCGGGCGTCGTGTTCCCGATCACGACGATCGTCGTGAGATCGGGCCGGTAGGCAGATCCATACCACGCCCTGACTTGATCCAGCGTTAGCGCGCCGACGGTTTGCGGCGTTGCAAAGCGTCGCGACGGGTCGCCCGGCGGATAGAGTGCCGACATCAGCGCGACGTCGGTGAGATGGTCGGGCGACGTCATTTCGCCGGTCAACGATCCGACAGCCTGGTCTTTGACGAGTCCGAACGATTTCGGATCGAATGCCGGATGCAGTTCTTCGTCGGCCAGCAGCTGGACGCCGCGATCGAAGTCTTGCGACAGCACACGGACCCCGAAGCTCGTACCGGTGGTCGTCGTCGCGGCGATTTTGTCCAGTTCGGTCGCGAGACCGACGCGATCGTAGGTCGTCGTTCCGTACGGCAGCAGCCCGGCCGTCACGTCGGCAACGCCTTCTTGGCCGGCCGGTTCTTGGACGTCGGTGTTATTTTGAATTTGTCCACTGACGACCACGGTGTGCGTGATCGTTTCGGGCTGCACGATCAATCGGATGCCGTTCGACAGACGCATGTCGGTCGGGTTGATGGTTTGCGAGGGGACGTGCAAGTTGGCGAGGATCGATTGCGCCCAGCTCGGCAACGGCTCGTGTTTGCTGGGTGGAATGGAGTTATTTTCGGCGGCCATCGATCCGCCGCCGCTAGCGGCGCCGGCATTCTTCGGAACGGCGTACGCCGCTACCGCCGTCGTGTTATTCAAGTAGGTGCGTAGAATGCGATTGACGTCCGCGACGCTTACGTTCTTAAAGTGCGAAATCATGTCGTCGGGCGAACCGAGGCCTTGGACCGCGACGGCTTGGCTCCACTCGTTGGCCAGACCCTCGATCGAATTTCCGTTGAACTCGAGCTCGGAGACTTCGCGCAACTTGGCGGCTTCGACCAGGTCGGCGGGGACGCCATTGGTTCGGTACGCGTTGATGATGCCGCGGATTTCCGCGTCGACGTCTTGTGGTTTGGACGTCACGGGAACGGCCGCAAACGCGATACCGATACCGGCCTTGGTAAAGGTTTGCTCGTCGAACTCGACGCCCAACGCTTTACCCGTGAACGGAAGCGCTCCGAACGTGCTGCGTTGATTGTTGAGCACATCGCCGAGGATTTGCGATGCCGCGTAATCCGGACTGTCGTAACCCGGCATGCGGTAACCGATCAGCACCGCGGTATACGGCTGATCCGATGTCTCGTGATACGTCGCTCCGTGAAGCGGCTGCAAATGTACCGGGTCGCGTGCCGGCAACTTGGCCGACGGAATATCGCCGAAGAGCTGTTTGACCCGGGCGATCGTCTGCGCGCCGTCGACGTTTCCGACGATGACGTACACCGCGTTATTCGGGTGATACCAGCTGTGATAGAACTTGAGGAGTTGGGCTGAATTAACGTCGTTCTTGAAGCCTTGTACGGTACCCAAACCGTCTTTGTTGTACGGCGTGCCGCCGACCAAACGATTTTGCATCTTCACGAACAGCCGGTAGATCGCGTCGCTGTTGTCTTGCGTCACCTCTTGGGTGATCGCGCCGCGCTCCTGGGCCCATTGGTCGGGCGCCATGATCAAGCCCGTCGCTCGCGAGCGCTCGACGCGCAATGCGATGTCGAGATACTGCGACGGAACCGTAAAGTAATATTGGGTGACGTTGTTCTGCGTATCGGCGTCGAAGTTGCCGCCGGTGATGCCGATCGTTTCCATCAGCGACGACGACGACATCGTCTTGCTCCCGCGGAACATCATGTGTTCCGTCGCATGGGCAAGCCCGTCGATCCACTGCTCGTTGGAACCGACCTTGTAGTTGAGCATCGTCGTGACGACCGGCGCCAGCGTGTCGCGTACGACCACGACTTGCAGGCCGTTCGATAAGGTGGCGCGCGTCACGTCGCCGGCCGCACGGGCAGCGACGGAAGAACAACAGAATACCGTTAACGTCGCAAGCGCAGCGACGAGAATTCGTGAAAATCGCATCCCTAACTCTTCTTCTAGCAGCGGCACGACTCCCCGAGCACCGCCGTTACGACGAGAGTAACAGGCTCCGCGTACTCGGTTGCCGTTCGAGCGCAGCACGCAGCCCGGCATGGTCGGGTGCGCTCAGGCTTTCGTCGCCGCGAACGATCGCCTCAGCCTCGGTCTTGGCCTGGCCGTAGATTCCCAGGTCGCGAGTGAGATCGGCATACCGTAGACCGTCGGAGCCGGACTGCGCCGTGCCGGCAAAGTCACCCGGGCCGCGCAATTGCAGGTCCTCCTCTGCGATTTCGAAGCCGTCGGTCGTTCGCGTCAGAATCCCGAGCCGGTCGCGCTCTCCGGCTTCGTCGTCGTACACCAGAATGCAGTACGACTCCAATGCGCCTCGTCCGACGCGCCCACGCAGCTGATGCAACTGCGCGAGACCGTACCGGTGTGCGTCGAGCACGACCATTACCGTCGCATTGGCGACGTCGATCCCGACCTCGATGACGGTGGTCGCAACCAGAACGTCGATTTCGCCGCGTGAAAAACGCATCATCGTTTCGTCTTTTTCGCGCTGCGGCATGCGCCCGTGCAACAGGCCGATCCGTGCGCCTTTCGCCGGACCGCGGCCCAAGCGCTCGAACTCCTCCACTGCGCCGGTCAGACCGGTCTCGCCCTCTTCGATGGCCGGGGTCACCACGTACACTTGGCGGCCAAGCCGCACGTGTTCGGCGACGAATTCCTCGACGCGCACCTTTCGGCTGCTGCGAACGGCGAACGTCTGGATCGGCGTTCGTCCGGGCGGTAACTCGTCGATCGTCGAAACGTCGAGGTCGGCATAGATCGACTGCGCCAGGGTACGCGGTATCGGCGTGGCCGTCATGTGCAGCGTGTGCGGGGCGCCGCCTTTGGCACGCAAACGCGCCCGCTGCTCGACCCCGAAACGATGTTGTTCGTCGATGACGACCAGCCCCAACCGATCGAACTCCACGCTCTCGGTCAAGAGAGCGTGCGTTCCGATCGCGAGCGCCGCTTCGCCCGACGCAAGGCGCGAGAGCGCCGCAGTTCGCGAGCGTTGCGACTGCGCTCCAAATACGGCTTCGACCCCAATCCGGAGCGGAACCAGGAG
This region includes:
- a CDS encoding pitrilysin family protein, which translates into the protein MRFSRILVAALATLTVFCCSSVAARAAGDVTRATLSNGLQVVVVRDTLAPVVTTMLNYKVGSNEQWIDGLAHATEHMMFRGSKTMSSSSLMETIGITGGNFDADTQNNVTQYYFTVPSQYLDIALRVERSRATGLIMAPDQWAQERGAITQEVTQDNSDAIYRLFVKMQNRLVGGTPYNKDGLGTVQGFKNDVNSAQLLKFYHSWYHPNNAVYVIVGNVDGAQTIARVKQLFGDIPSAKLPARDPVHLQPLHGATYHETSDQPYTAVLIGYRMPGYDSPDYAASQILGDVLNNQRSTFGALPFTGKALGVEFDEQTFTKAGIGIAFAAVPVTSKPQDVDAEIRGIINAYRTNGVPADLVEAAKLREVSELEFNGNSIEGLANEWSQAVAVQGLGSPDDMISHFKNVSVADVNRILRTYLNNTTAVAAYAVPKNAGAASGGGSMAAENNSIPPSKHEPLPSWAQSILANLHVPSQTINPTDMRLSNGIRLIVQPETITHTVVVSGQIQNNTDVQEPAGQEGVADVTAGLLPYGTTTYDRVGLATELDKIAATTTTGTSFGVRVLSQDFDRGVQLLADEELHPAFDPKSFGLVKDQAVGSLTGEMTSPDHLTDVALMSALYPPGDPSRRFATPQTVGALTLDQVRAWYGSAYRPDLTTIVVIGNTTPDEAKSVFEKYFSSWTAQGPKPNIEPPPAAANAPSQVTIPATGRVQSQVQLVETLPLLRTDPDWARLQLANTVLTGGFYSSMLYHDLREVHGYVYNVGSSVSAGKVRGTFTVRYGCDPQNIVPAEGQVVAILSQLQKTAIQPDRLLRSKALLMGDFPIRQSSYNGVARELLNYSSLDLPLDQNVLDAQAELDATPDAVAAALAKFIRPNGFVRVVTGPGPR
- a CDS encoding HAD family hydrolase; translation: MNDKQVAGVGFDVDHTLVIDNKLERIAMLRMLQTIEDDGGAPCRNLLEESRRIDELLACQRAGDFSIDEAVDRFVSERGIAPDARYVERFKTIALDMVEQVVVPLPGARDALRELQRCGMRVAVLSNGWNPLQIAKARRAGFDGPVIASADIGVQKPDPRAFDALVETLGTLPGQTCYVGDGPSIDVAGAAKAGLQTVWIDADELPYPAGVAPPDYRVECLSDLPALLNGANLAME
- the recG gene encoding ATP-dependent DNA helicase RecG, whose product is MIDISKLRGVGPKTAPLFLELGIATASDLLEYFPFRYDDLRFPTPARDLGVAGGEENAVGTIVALKERRIRDLEIVEASMRDDEGSPFAAKWIGRRRFVYGRLHEGMRLYVRGRVERALTLATVNVSHYASLVEGEAYRGELVPVYRASKRLASRKIASVVRDNFARLLEYASDDALPPSIAKRRGYPSLEEAYRAVHRPADPQDVALARERFVFSEFLSLAAAAQLRRLRRERETDASELRADPGLLDEFAAALPFALTGAQLRVISEIWHDMSRNVPMNRMLQGDVGSGKTLVAAAAVVLAARNGLQSALMAPTELLASQHAAKLAPLLVPLRIGVEAVFGAQSQRSRTAALSRLASGEAALAIGTHALLTESVEFDRLGLVVIDEQHRFGVEQRARLRAKGGAPHTLHMTATPIPRTLAQSIYADLDVSTIDELPPGRTPIQTFAVRSSRKVRVEEFVAEHVRLGRQVYVVTPAIEEGETGLTGAVEEFERLGRGPAKGARIGLLHGRMPQREKDETMMRFSRGEIDVLVATTVIEVGIDVANATVMVVLDAHRYGLAQLHQLRGRVGRGALESYCILVYDDEAGERDRLGILTRTTDGFEIAEEDLQLRGPGDFAGTAQSGSDGLRYADLTRDLGIYGQAKTEAEAIVRGDESLSAPDHAGLRAALERQPSTRSLLLSS